From Brassica oleracea var. oleracea cultivar TO1000 chromosome C3, BOL, whole genome shotgun sequence, a single genomic window includes:
- the LOC106334458 gene encoding uncharacterized protein LOC106334458 has protein sequence MYSLILHGRRSVELQKWRVSLNILQNAFAFSNSFSSANVNPQGNTFTVSYLVESLGLTTKLAESISRKVTFEDKVNPDSVLNLLRSNGFEDSQISRIVTTYPRLLVEDAETSLRPKLQALQHRGASSSELAEIVSKVPKILEKRVGKSLSLYYDFVKDIMQQGKLSPSWTEGKVKNRIRNISVLKDLGVPQNLLFSLLISRCQPVCGKEKFDETLKKVVDMGFDPTKSKFVEALHVVYEMSDKTIEEKVNVYKRLGFSEEDVWKIFKKWPFFLKFSEKKIAQTFETLKKCGLDEEEVLSVLKLRPECIRSSEEKILESVDTFVGLGFSRDEYKIMIKRFPQCFGYSAESLKKKFEFLVKKMKWPPEAVVLVPSVFGYSLEKRIVPRCNVIKVLLSKGLIRGGNPPMSSVFVCTDEEFVSRYVMKQGKLVPELMAMLTGQRVL, from the coding sequence ATGTACTCTCTGATACTCCATGGAAGAAGGTCGGTGGAGTTGCAGAAATGGAGAGTCTCATTGAACATTCTGCAAAATGCATTTGCTTTCTCAAACTCCTTCTCATCTGCAAACGTGAACCCTCAAGGAAACACTTTCACGGTCTCTTATCTCGTCGAATCATTGGGTTTAACTACAAAGCTCGCGGAATCGATCTCAAGGAAAGTCACCTTCGAGGACAAGGTAAACCCAGATTCCGTGCTAAATCTTCTCAGAAGTAATGGGTTCGAAGATTCTCAGATCTCTAGGATCGTAACCACTTACCCACGACTGCTTGTAGAAGACGCTGAGACGTCTCTTCGTCCCAAGCTTCAAGCTTTGCAGCACAGAGGAGCTTCAAGCTCTGAGCTCGCGGAGATTGTTTCGAAAGTTCCCAAGATTTTGGAAAAGAGAGTGGGGAAATCTCTCAGCTTGTACTATGATTTCGTCAAAGACATTATGCAACAAGGTAAGCTGTCTCCTTCTTGGACAGAGGGTAAGGTGAAGAACAGGATCCGAAACATATCTGTTTTGAAAGACTTGGGTGTGCCTCAGAACTTGCTCTTCTCATTGCTCATCTCCAGGTGTCAACCTGTTTGTGGGAAAGAGAAGTTCGATGAGACCCTCAAGAAAGTAGTTGACATGGGTTTTGATCCGACCAAGTCCAAGTTCGTGGAAGCTCTGCACGTTGTCTACGAAATGAGCGATAAGACGATTGAAGAGAAGGTGAATGTGTACAAAAGGCTAGGCTTTAGTGAGGAGGATGTATGGAAAATCTTCAAGAAGTGGCCTTTCTTTCTTAAATTCTCGGAGAAGAAGATAGCTCAGACGTTTGAGACGCTCAAAAAGTGTGGTCTTGACGAGGAAGAGGTTCTTTCGGTGTTGAAGTTGCGTCCAGAATGTATACGCTCTTCAGAGGAGAAGATACTGGAGTCCGTTGATACGTTTGTAGGGTTAGGATTCAGCAGAGATGAGTATAAGATTATGATCAAGCGGTTTCCTCAGTGCTTTGGTTATTCTGCAGAGTCGTTGAAGAAGAAGTTTGAGTTTCTGGTGAAGAAGATGAAATGGCCACCAGAGGCTGTGGTGTTGGTGCCTTCCGTGTTTGGATACAGCCTGGAGAAGAGGATCGTGCCAAGGTGTAACGTGATCAAAGTTCTCTTGTCGAAAGGATTGATCAGAGGTGGAAACCCTCCAATGTCATCTGTCTTCGTATGTACTGATGAGGAGTTCGTGAGCAGATATGTGATGAAGCAGGGGAAGCTAGTGCCTGAGTTGATGGCTATGTTAACCGGACAGCGTGTTTTATAG
- the LOC106334459 gene encoding deoxyuridine 5'-triphosphate nucleotidohydrolase, which produces MAELRRLFFFTAPTSLPQFKLGFLYSRRLSSTTRLPFPAMACVEAKSNSPDVMEPLAKLQKLDSGPFFKVKKLSEKAVLPTRGSPLSAGYDLSSAVDSKVPARGKALIPTDLSVAVPEGTYARIAPRSGLAWKHSIDVGAGVIDADYRGPVGVILFNHSDVEFEVKVGDRIAQMIIEKIVTPQVMEVEDLDATVRGEGGFGSTGV; this is translated from the coding sequence ATGGCGGAACTACGACGCCTCTTCTTCTTCACAGCACCAACAAGTCTGCCTCAATTCAAATTAGGGTTTCTCTACTCGCGGCGGTTATCTTCAACAACTCGTCTTCCTTTTCCAGCGATGGCCTGCGTCGAAGCGAAGAGCAACAGTCCTGATGTGATGGAGCCCTTGGCGAAACTCCAGAAGCTCGATTCTGGACCGTTCTTCAAAGTGAAGAAACTCTCCGAGAAAGCTGTTCTGCCTACAAGAGGCTCTCCTCTCTCCGCCGGCTACGATCTCTCCAGTGCCGTGGATTCGAAAGTTCCAGCGAGAGGCAAGGCTCTGATCCCGACGGATCTCAGCGTCGCTGTCCCTGAAGGAACCTACGCGAGAATCGCTCCGAGATCTGGTCTCGCCTGGAAGCACTCGATTGATGTGGGAGCGGGAGTCATCGACGCGGATTACAGAGGACCGGTTGGTGTGATTCTGTTCAATCACTCCGATGTTGAGTTCGAGGTGAAGGTGGGAGATAGAATCGCGCAGATGATAATCGAGAAGATCGTGACGCCGCAAGTCATGGAGGTTGAGGATTTGGACGCTACTGTTCGTGGTGAAGGTGGTTTCGGGTCTACCGGTGTTTAA